The following proteins are encoded in a genomic region of Thiomicrospira sp. R3:
- the panD gene encoding aspartate 1-decarboxylase → MQITLLKSKIHRVTTTHSELDYEGSCAIDGHLLDSAGIREYEQIQIYNVRNGERFTTYAIRAEEHSGIISVNGAAAHKADPGDLLIIATYCVLDEKQADNFKPVLIYADEHNAISHTRNAIPKQLKAAG, encoded by the coding sequence ATGCAAATTACCCTCTTAAAATCCAAAATACACCGAGTGACCACAACCCACTCTGAATTGGACTACGAAGGCTCATGTGCTATTGACGGTCATTTACTTGATTCCGCTGGTATCCGTGAGTATGAACAAATCCAAATCTACAACGTGCGTAATGGCGAGCGCTTTACTACCTATGCTATTCGTGCGGAAGAACACTCAGGGATTATTTCCGTGAATGGGGCGGCCGCACACAAGGCTGATCCCGGTGATTTATTAATTATTGCAACCTATTGTGTACTAGATGAGAAACAGGCAGATAACTTTAAACCTGTACTGATTTATGCCGATGAGCATAATGCTATTAGTCACACGCGTAATGCTATTCCTAAACAACTCAAAGCCGCAGGCTAA